GGGCGTGATCGCGCTACTGGTCTCCAGCCTGGCGGGCGCCACCCTGTTCTGGGCCCTCAAGCGCGAAGTCGAACGCCAGGAGATCACCGAGGTCAGTGGCAAGCTGGAGCTCATCAACCACCTGATCGACATGCAGAACAACGCGCGCGGCCTGCACGACCTGGCCGCCACGTTCGACGACATGCGCACCGGCCAGAGCCAGCTCGGCATCTGGATCGTCGACGCCCAGGGCCATCCCGTCTACGGCGGCGACGCGCCCGAGACGCTACAGACGCTGCCCGACCGCCAGGTGCTGCTGCAACTGGCCGACGGCAGCCGCATGCGCGGCCTGCGCGTCGCGGTCGACGACCGCATCCTGCCGGGCGCGCACCTGACGGTGGCGGTCAGCACCCGCACCAGCTCGCAGTTCCTGTACGCCTACGGCACCGCGCTGGCGCTGATCTGCGCGCTGTGGGTCGGCGCCACGGTGGTGCTGGCGGCCTGGGCCGTGCGCCGCAGCATGGCGCCCACCCGCCGGCTGTCGGAGCAGGCCGCCCGCATCCAGCCCGACAACCTGGCCGTGCGCCTGCCGCTGCGCGACACCGACCGCGAGCTGCACGAGCTGGTGCTGTCGTTCAACCGCACGCTGGAACGGCTGCAGGCCGCCTACCAGCAGATGGAAGGCTTCAACGCCGACGTCGCGCACGAGCTGCGCACCCCGCTGGCCACGCTGATCAACGGCACCCAGGTGACCCTGTCCAGCGGCCGCGACGCGGCCGAGCTGCGCGACGCGCTCGAATCCAACCTGGAAACGCTGGAAGACCTGAAGACGCTGGTCAACGACATGCTGTTCCTGGCCCGCGCCGACCGCGGCGAACGCGCCGCCGACCTGGTGCCGGTGTCGCTGGCGGCCGAGGCCCGGCGCGTCGCCGACTTCTACGAGGCGGCGCTGGAAGACAGCGGCGTCACGCTGCGCTGCGACGGCGACGCCCTCATCGCCGCCAACCCCGGCCTGGTGCGGCGCGCGCTCGCGAACCTGATCTCCAACGCCATCAAGGCCACGCCGCGCGGCGGCGAGATCGTGCTGGCCTGCCAGCCTTTGCCGGCCGGCGCGCGGGTCGAGGTGCGCAACCCCGGCGCGCCGATCCCGGCCGCCGACCTGCCGCGCATCTTCGACCGCTTCTTCCGCTCGGGCCAGGCGCGCGCCCCCCGCACCGAGGGCCACGGGCTGGGCCTGGCGATCGTGCGCGCCATCGCCCGCATGCACGGCGGCGACGTCGACGCGGCTTCCGGCGCCGCCGGCACGGTGGTCGGCATCACCCTGCGCGGCAACCTGCCCGGGGCGCCGGCCGCCAACATTACAAAGAAGTAATCCAGGCGACAGAACCGGGTCACCCCGGTTTTTCTACAGTGCCCGCATGGTCAACTCCCACGAAGGGATCAGCATGCAAGGCACTTTGCTCCGTATCACTCAAGCCGCGGCCCTGGCCGCCCTGCTCGGCGCCGGCACCGCGTTCGCGGCCGGCAGCCACGGCGAACACGCCGGCCACGCCATGCCGGCGGCCTCCGCCCCCATCGGCGCGCCCGGCGACGCCGCCCGCGTCACCCGCACCATCGACATCGACATGACCGACGCCATGCGCTTCACGCCCGCCCAGGTGCAGGTCAAGGCCGGCGAAACGGTGCGCTTCAACGTGCGCAACTCGGGCCGCATCCGCCACGAGATGGTGCTGGGCTCCGACGCCGACCTGCAGGCCCACTACGACATGATGATGAAGGACCCCGGCATGCGCCACGAAGAGGCCAACGCCGTGTCGCTGGACGGCGGCAAGAGCGGCCAGATCGTCTGGAAGTTCGACCGCGCCGGCAGCGTGTCCTTCGGCTGCCTGGAACCCGGCCACTACGCCGCCGGCATGAAGGGCGCGGTGTCGGTGCAGTAGCGCCGCCGCGGATCCGTCATGCAAGCCCTCCCCATTCCCGCCCGCCGCCGCTTCGTGCAGGGGCTGGCCGCCGGCGGCGCGCTCGCGGCGCTGGGCGGCTGGCGCGCCGCCAGCGCGAGCCAGCACGCCGCCCCCGCCCTGCCCGCCGAACTGCGCGGCACCGAATTCCACCTGGAGATCGGCGAGACGCCGGTGAACTTCACCGGCGCCGCCCGCATCGCCACCACCGTCAACGGCCAGGTCCCGGCGCCGCTGCTGCGCTGGCGCGAGGGCGACACGGTGACGCTGCACGTCACCAACCGCCTGCGCGAACAGACCTCGATCCACTGGCACGGCATCCTGCTGCCCACGGACATGGACGGCGTGCCGGGCCTGAGCTTTCCGGGCATCGATCCGGGCCAGACCTTCACCTACCGTTTCGACGTGCACCAGAGCGGCACCTACTGGTATCACAGCCACTCGGGCTTCCAGGAACAGACGGGCCTGTATGGCGCCATCGTCATCGACCCGAAGCGGCGCGATCCCATCGCCGCGGACCGTGACTACACCGTGCTGCTGTCGGACTGGACGGACGAAGACCCGATGCGGGTCTTCGACAAGCTCAAGGCCATGCCCGACTACTACAACCGCAACCAGCCCAGCGTCGAGAGCCTGATCCGCGACGCGGGCGAGAAGGGCTGGCGGGCGGCGCTGTCCGAGCGCCTGATGTGGGAACAGATGCGCATGAACCCGTCCGACCTGGCGGACGTCTCGGGCGCCACGTACACCTTCCTGACCAACGGCGCGACGCCGGCCGGCAACTGGACCGGCCTGTTCAAGCCGGGCGAGCGCGTGCGCCTGCGCTTCATCAACGGCTCGGCCATGACGTACTTCGACGTGCGCATCCCCGGCCTGAAGATGACGGTGGTGGCGGCCGACGGCCAGGACGTGCGGCCGGTCGACGTGGAGGAATTCCGCATCGCCGTGGCCGAGACCTACGACGTGATCGTCGAGCCCGCCGAAGACCGCGCCTACACCATCTTCTCGCAGGCGATGGACCGTTCCGGCTATGCCCGCGCCACCCTGGCGCCGCGCCCCGGCATGCAGGCCGAAGTGCCGGCCGTCGATCGCGCGCAACTGCTCGGCATGATGGATATGGGCATGAAGCACGACATGGGCGGAGGCGGTCACGACATGGCGGGCATGAGCGGCATGGATCACGGCGCCGCCCCGGCGGCGGCCGGCGCGATGGCCGGCATGAACCACGGCGCCATGCCCGGCATGGACCACGGCGGCGCCCACGGCAGCGGCGCGGACCAGGGTGGCATCGTCGAGGTCAGGCACCCCTATCCCGAGGAACGCGGCCCCGGCAACTCGATGCTGCCCGACGTGGTGTCCACCCGCCTGGACGATCCCGGCATCGGCCTGCGCGACAACGGCCGCCGCGTGCTGACCTACGCCGACCTGCGCTCGATCCGCGAACCCGACGACAACCGCGCGCCAACCCGCGAGATCGAACTGCACCTGACCGGCAACATGGAACGCTACATGTGGTCGTTCAACGGCGTGAAATTTTCCGACGCCAGGCCCATCGTGCTGCGCCACGGCGAGCGCGTGCGTTTCGTACTGGTCAACGACACCATGATGACCCACCCGATCCACCTGCACGGCCTGTGGAGCGACCTGGAATCGCCCGACGGCGCCTTCCAGGTCCGCAAGCACACCCTGTCGCTCAACCCGGCGCAGCGCCTGAGCTACCGCGTCAGCGCCGATGCCCGCGGCAACTGGGCCTACCACTGCCACCTGCTATACCACATGGAGGCCGGCATGTTCAGGGCGGTCGTGGTGGAGTAGGCGATGAGAAACCGGAATATGCGCACTTCCCTTCCCCCGTTCCGCCACGCCGCGCTGGCCGCCGCCCTGCTGGCGGGAATGGCCGGCCAGCCGGCCCACGGCCAGGCCATGATCCATGCCGGCATGGATCATGGCTCACCCGCCTCCGCCGCCCCGCCCGTCGGCAGCCTGCCGTCCAGTGACGGCGCCGGCCAGCGCGGCTATGACAGCTATGGCATCCATCCGCACATGATGGACAACGCGGCCTCGTCGCGGCTGCTGTTCGACAAGTTCGGCGGGTCGCGCAACCGCGACGGCCAGAACGCGCTGGAATGGGACGGCCGCTTCTGGTGGGGCACCGCCACCGACCGGCTGGTGGTCAAGAGCGAAGGCGAACGCGAAAGCGGCGGCGGCTCGGACGCCAAGGTCGAAGCATTCTGGAGCCGCGCCATCTCGCCGTTCTGGGACCTGCAACTGGGCGCGCGCCGCGACTTCGGCGCCGGCCCCAAGCGCAACTGGGCCGCGCTCGGCATCGAGGGCGTGCTGCCCTACAACATCGAGTTCGAGACCACCGCCTACGCCGGCCCGTCGGGCCACACCGCGCTGGCCATGAAGGCCGAATACGACCTGCTGCTTACCCAGCGTCTGATTTTCACGCCCGAACTCGAGGCCAGCGCCTACGGCCGCGACGACCCCGAACGCGGCATCGGCTCGGGCCTGTCCAAGGGCTCGCTGTCGCTGCGCCTGCGCTACGAGGTCACGCGTCAGTTCGCCCCCTACATCGGGGTATCCTTCGAACGTAAGTTCGGCCGCACCGCGGACTATGCGTCCGAGGCCGGCCAAGGCCGTTCGCAGGCCGCCTTGCTGGCGGGCGTGCGCTTCTGGTTCTGATCCTTCTCGCGGAGACCCATGAAAAAATCCCTCACCCCCGCCCGCCGCCTGATCCTCGCGGCCGCGCTGTCCCTGCCCCTGTATGCCCCGGTCCTGGCCCTGGCGCAGCCGGCGCCCAAGGTCCAGGTCTGGAAGACGCCCACCTGCGGCTGTTGCGAAGACTGGGTCAAGCACATGCGCGACAACGGCTTCGAGGTCACCACCCACGACGTGCAGGACACCGGCGCGGTGCGCCGCAATGCCGGCATGGCCGACTACGGCTCCTGCCACACGGCCGTGGTGGACGGCTACGCCATCGAGGGCCACGTGCCCGCCAGCGACGTGCGCCGCCTGCTGCTCGAGAAACCCGACGCCGCCGGCCTGGCCGCCCCCGGCATGCCGCTGGGCTCGCCCGGCATGGACGGCCCCGAATACGGCGGCCGCAAGACCCCGCATGATGTCCTGCTGGTGGACAAGCGCGGCGGCGCCAAGGTGTTCCAGGCGTATCGTTGAAACACAGGGCCGGGGTCCTCCCCGGCCACCCGCCTGAAACAATTCATCCCCACCATGGCTATGGGTACCTCTTGCACCGCAGCAAAAATGCGCCACAATAAATAAAACGCATTTCCCACCCCGACCCCTGGCAGTCATGGCACACATCGTCCTGTTCGAGAACATCCACCCGAGCGCCCGCGCCGTCTTCGAAGCCGCCGGCTACACCGACATCGTCACGCACGCCGCGGCCCTGCCGCCGTCGCAGCTGCAGGACGCCCTGCGCGGCGCCCACGTCGCGGGCATCCGTTCTCGTACCCACCTGGATGCCGCCCTGCTGTCCGGCAGCCCCGACCTGCGCGTCGTCGGCTGCTTCTGCATCGGCACCAACCAGGTCGACCTCGACACCGCCATGCAACGCGGCATCCCGGTGTTCAACGCGCCCTTCTCCAACACCCGCTCGGTCGCCGAGCTGGTGCTGGGCGAAGCCATCCTGCTGTTGCGCCGCATCCCCGAGAAGAACGCCCGCGTCCATCTCGGCCACTGGGACAAGAGCGCCGCCGGCGCCTTCGAGACCCGCGGCAAGACCCTCGGCATCGTCGGCTACGGCAACATCGGCTCGCAGATCAGCACCCTGGCCGAAAGCCTCGGCATGCGCGTCATCTACCACGACGTCGAAGCCAAGCTGCCGCTGGGCAACGCCCGCCCGGCCGGCTCGCTCAACGACCTGCTGGAACAGGCCGACGTCGTCACCCTGCACGTGCCCGGCGGCAAGTCCACCGAGAACATCATGAATGCGGAGACGATCGGGCGCATGCGCCGCGGCGCCATCCTCATCAACGCCTCGCGCGGCGCCGTGGTCGACATCGACGCCCTGCACGCCGCGCTCACGTCCGGCCACCTGGCGGGCGCCGCGCTCGACGTGTTCCCGACCGAACCCAAGAGCGCCGACGAACCGCTGGCCAGCCCGCTGATCGGCCTGCCCAACGTCATCCTGACCCCGCACATCGGCGGCAGCACGCAGGAATCGCAAGAGAACATCGGCCGCGAAGTGGCCGAGAAGCTGGTGCGCTTCCTGCAGGCCGGCACCACCAAGGGCGCGGTCAACTTCCCCGAGCTGCCCTACCTGGAGCAGGCCGGCGCCACCCGCATCCTGCACGTGCACCGCAACGCCCCGGGCGCGCTCGGCACGCTGGACAACCTGATGGCGCAGCACGGCCTGAACATCGTCAGCCAGACGCTGCAGACCAAGGGCCAGATCGGCTACGTGATCACCGACGTCGAAGGCCAGGTCGACGACCTGGTCATGACGACGCTGCGCGATCATCCGATCACCGTGCGCTGCGACCGGCTGTAAAAAGCGCTCAAGACAAAAGAAGGCCCGCTCGCGCGGGCCTTTTTTCCTGGGTCGGGGCGGCGGCGCCAGGCAAGCCAGGGTCTGCGGGCATTGCGCGACCTCTCGGACTTCAGTTATAAACGATAACCATTCCTATCCATCTTGAAATAGGCGTCCCTCCCGCGCCTGGGTCCGTCCGATGTCCGCCGCCGATCTCCCCGTGCAGCAAGACCTGCACGCTCTTTACAGCGATCATCACGGCTGGCTGCTGGGATGGCTGCGGCGCCGCCTCGGCAATGCGGCGGATGCCGCCGACCTGGCGCACGACGCCTTCCTGCGCCTGATCGTGCGGCCCGCGCCCGATGGTTTCGCCAGCGCCGGCGCCGCCCGCGCCTACCTGCGCACCATGGCGCAGGGCCTGTGCACCGATCTCTGGCGCCGCCGGCAGGTGGAGCAGGCCTGGCTGGACAGCCTGGCCGCGCAACCCGAAGCCTATGCGCCATCGCCGGAGCACCAGGCGCTGGTCATCGAGACCCTGCTGGAAGTCGGCAAGTGGCTCGGCCGCCTGCCGGACAAAGCCCGCATGGCCTTCATCCAGGCACAGATACACGGGCTGTCCACCCGCGAGATCGCCGACCAGATGAGCGTGTCGCCGCGGATGGTGCAGAAATACCTGGCCCAGGCCATGCTGCATCTGGCGCTGATCGACGCCGGGTTGAACTAGCCATGGCGGCAGCGATCCCGCCGGCCTCGCCTCTTCCGGCCCGGGCGGATTATGAAAGCCTGAAGGTCGCGGCCGAGTGGTACGCGCGCCTGCAGAATGCCGACGCCAGCGCGCAACAACGCCTCGCCTGGCAGCATTGGCTCGACGCGCGGCCCGAACACCGCAGCGCCTGGGCGCACGTCGAGGCCGTGAGCCGCCGCTTCGCCGTGCTGCGCGTGGACGGCGAGCGCGACGCCGCCGAGCAAGCCGTGCAGATCGCCGCCCGGCGGCCTTCCGCGCGCCGCCGGGCGGCGGGCCGCATCCTCGCCCTGGGTGGCGTCGGCGTGCTGGGCTGGCTGGGCTGGCGCTTCACGCCCCTGCCCGCGGTCGTGACCGCCTGGCGATCCGACTACGCCACCGGCATCGGCGAGCAACGCCAACTGGTCCTGGCCGACGACACCCGCGTCTGGCTCAACACCCGCAGCGCCATCAACGTGCGCCTGGACCCGACCCAGCGCCTGGTGACGCTGGCCGGCGGCGAGATCCTGATCGACACCGCCAAGGACGCGCGGCAACGCCCGTTCTTCGTCGACACCCGATTCGGCCGGCTGCAGGCCCTGGGCACCCGCTTCACCGTCAGGCAGGCCGACGACGACATCCTGCTGGCGGTGTACGAGGGCCAGGTGCGGATCCGCACCCTCTCCGGGCAGGAAACGCTGGTACGCAGCGGCGAACAGAAGCGCTACAGCGCCGACGCGATCTCCGAGGCCGTGCCGGCCGATCCGGCCCGCGAGGCCTGGTCCCGCGGCGTGATCCTGGCCGAAAACCTGTCGCTGGGCGAGCTGGTCGCGGAACTGGGGCGCTATCACGTCGGCTACACGGGCGTGGATCCCCGCATCGCCGGCCTGCGCGTGGTGGGCCGCTATCCCGCCAACGACCTGCCGCGCACGCTGGCGATGCTCGAGCGCGAATTGCCGGTCCGCGTCCAGCGCACCTTGCCATGGTGGGTGACGCTCGAACCGAAGTAAGGTCCTCGAAAAAAAATCCAGGCCGAGGTTCGCTTTTCCGCTGCTCGTCCGATTAACAGGGAAAGAGGACCACGCAAACCCGTGCCGCGTCCCGGCCGCCCGGCCCGCCCCGGACAGCCCGACGACGCCCCGCGCGCGCAAGCCGCGGCCCTCTCCTTGCCCATCCCTGCTCCAAGGAAGACCGCTCCATGCGCCGCCCGCAACTCCTCGCCCGTCCCGGGTCGTCCACTCCCTCATCGCCCCGGCCCGTTGCCATGCAGCGCGTGTTGCGCAAGACCGTGCTCGGCGCGCTCCTGATGACCGCGCTGGCCCCGGCGGCCCATGCCCAGGACGCGGCCCGCGCCGTCAGCGCCACCCATGCCTATGACGTGCCCGCGGGCCCGCTGGCGGGCGCCCTGAGCCGCTTTGCCGAGCAGGCCAACATCCTGCTCAGCGTGCCGGCCGACATGACCGCCGGCAAGACCAGCCCCGGCGTGCGCGGCGCCCACAGCGTCGACAGCGCGTTCCGCGCCCTGCTCGCCAACACCGGCCTGGAAGCCGTGCGCCGGGCCGAGGGCGGCTACGCGCTGCGGCCCGCGCCGGCGTCATCCGCCGCCACCACGCTGCCCGCCGTGGTGGTAAGCGGCGCCAGCGCCTCGGCGCTGCCCGAAGCGTACGCGGGCGGCGAAGTGGCGCGCGGCGCGCGCATCGGCCTGCTGGGCAACCGCGACTTCCTGGACACGCCGTTCAGCGCGACGTCGTACACGGCCAAGCTGATCGAAGACCAGCAGGCGCAGAACATCGGCGACGTGCTGGTCAACGATCCCTCGGTCCGCAACACCTATTCGCGCGGCGCGGGTCGCGACGAATTCAACGTGCGCGGCTTCACGCTGTTCAACTACGACGTCGCCTACAACGGCCTGTATGGCATCTCGCCGCGCAACGCCACGTCGCTGATCGGCATCGAACGCGTCGAAGTGCTGCGCGGCCCCAATGCGCTGCTCAATGGCATGGCCCCGTTCGGCTCGATCGGCGGATCCATCAACCTGGTGCCCAAGCGCGCGGGCGACGAACCGCTCAACCGCATGACGCTGTCGTACATCGAGAACAACCAGTTCGGCGCGCAGGCGGATATCGCCCGCCGCTTCGGCGAGGACGATCGCGCCGGGGTGCGGCTGAACGTGCTGCGCAGCGGCGGCGACATGAACATCTCCGGCGCCGGCGAAGACCTGGGCGCCGTCTCGCTCGGCCTGGACTATCGCGGCAACCGCTTTCGCATCGACGGCGACATCAACTACCAGAACCGCGTGACCGATGCCCGCAGCGGCCTGCTGTTCCCGCCTGGCGGCGGCCAGGAAATCGGCCGCGCGCCGGACCCGAAGCGCAACTTCTTCCCCGACTGGACCTACTGGAAGGCCAAGGAATGGAGCGGCGACGTCCGCGCCGAGTATGACCTTTCCGATGACTGGACCGTCTATGGCGCGCTGGGCGCCCGCAAGCACGACTTCGAAAGCCTGCAGACCACCTGGCTGATGCTCGACTCGGCCGGCCGCATCGGATCCGTGCCCGCCCGCCTCAACGAACGGCTGATCAGCAAGACCGGCGAGGTCGGCATCCGCGGCCGCTTCGATACCGGCCCGGTCAGGCACGAGCCGACGCTGTCCGCCAGCTTCCTCGACATCGACTATTCATCGGCGCGGGTGCGCTCGTCCACGGTGTTCTCGAACCTGTACGATCCCGTCGACCTGGCCAAGCCCAACATCGCCAAGCCCACCGACCTGGGCAAGACGAGCGAAACGCGCCTGTACAGCGTGGCGCTGGCCGATACGCTGTCCGTGATGGACGGCGCGGTGCAGTTGACCGCCGGCCTGCGCCAGCAGCGCGTCCAGTCGGTGAACTACAACCCGGCCACCGGCGACCGCACCTCGGACTACGGCAAGTCGGCCGTCACGCCGGCCATCGCGCTCGTGGTCAAGCCGACCCAGCGCCTGTCGCTGTACGGCAACTACATCGAAGGCCTGACCCAGGGCGGCACGGCGCCAGCCGAAGCCGTGAACGCCGGCGAGACCTTCAAGCCCGACGTCTCCAAGCAATACGAGATCGGCGCCAAGTACGACTTCGGCACGGTCGCGGCCACCTTGAGCGCGTTCCAGATCGAGCAGCCCAGCGCCTACGTCGACCCCGATACCCTGCGCTACCTGGCCGACGGCCGGCAGCGCAACCGCGGCGTCGAATTCCTGCTGCAGGGAGAACTGATGCCGCGCGTGCGCCTGCTGGGCGGCGTGGCGTACACCAATGGCGTGCTGACCAAGACCGAAGGCGGCCTGAACGATGGCCGCACCGCCCCGGCGGTGCCGCGCTGGCAGTTCAACGCGGCGGCGGAATGGGACACGCCGTTCGTGCAGGGCCTGACCCTGACCGCACGCATGCTGCGCACCAGCACCCAGTACGTGGACGCGGCCAATACCCAGCAACTGCCCGGCTGGACCCGTTTCGACGTGGGCGCGCGCTACGCCATGAACATCAACCGCACGCCGGTGACGTTGCGGGCGACGGTGGAAAACGTGTTCGACAAGCACTACTGGCAATCCGCCGCGCGCGAAGGGCTGACGGTTGCCGCGCCGCGCACCCTGCTGCTGTCCGTGACCGCGGAATTCTAGTGCGGCCGCAAGCCGGCGCCGCGCCGGGCGCGCGGCAGCCGGCGTCCCCATCGCGGCGCGCGCCGGCGGGGCGCGGCAAGACCTGGTACTGGCTCCACAAATGGTCCAGCCTGGTCTGTACGCTGTTCCTGCTGGTGGTCTGCGTCTCGGGCCTGCCGTTGATCTTCGACGAGGAGATCGTGGCCTGGCTCGACCCCTCGCCGCCCTGGCCGACGCTCGCGCCGGCCACGCCGGCGCCATCGCTCGACGCCATCATCGATGCGGCGCGGGCGCGCCACGGCGAGCACCGGATCGTCGACGTGGAAGTCTTGCGCGATCCGCCCCGCGTCACGCTCGGGCTGGCCCCCGGGCCACAGGCCGCCCCCGGGACGCCGTCGCTGCGCCTGGAGTTCGATGCGCGCGACGGCGCCCCGCGGGCCGCCATCGCCGACTCGGACGAAGGGCTGGGCAGGCGCATCGTGACGCTCATGACGCGCCTGCACATCGATCTCTACGGCGGCCTGCCCGGCCAGTTGTTCCTGGGCGCCATGGCCCTGCTGTTCGCGCTGGCGGTGGTATCCGGGGTCGTGCTGTATCACCCGTACATGAAAAAGCTGCCCTTCGGCACCGTCCGCGGCCACCGCGCGCGCCGCCTGAAATGGCTGGACCTGCACAACCTGCTGGGCATCGTCACCGTGACCTGGGCGCTGATGATGGGCCTGACCGGCGCGCTCCACGAGCTCGCGGTTCCCTTCTTCCGTCATTGGCTGTCGACCGATGTCCAGGCCGCGCTATCGACCGGCCGCGAGCCCTCCCCGGCCGACGTGGCGCCGTGGGTCCCGGTGCAACAGGCCTACGCCACCGCGCGGGCCGCCGTGCCGGGCAGGCAGGTCGAATCGCTGCGCTTTCCCGACGCGGGCCTGGGCCTGCCCCGCCACTATCTGCTGTGGGCCAAAGGCGACACCGCGCTCGGCGCGCACCTGTTCGACGCCGTCCTGGTCGATGCCCCCACGGGCAAGCTGACCGCGGTCCTGGACATGCCCTGGTACCTGCGCGCGCTGCAGTTCTCGCGGCCGCTGCACTATGGCGACACCGCCGGCCTGCCGCTCAAGCTGATCTGGGCGGCGCTCGACCTGGTCATGATCGTGATCCTGGGCAGCGGCCTCTATCTCTGGCGCCGGCGCGCCAGGCCCTAGCGGTCGCGCCCCGGGGCCGTTGTTGCCCGGTTCAACCTTGCGCGCCCGGGGTGGCCGGCGGGCGTCCCGCGAAATGCGCCGCCACCCATCGTTCACAGACCTCCCACAAGCGCGGCGCGCCGCGCTGGATGACCGGGCCGTAGCGGGCCAGCACCTGCTCGTGCGACACGCCGTTCTCGGTCCAGGTGCCGCCGCCCGTGAACACGTTGATCAGCAGCGGCTGGAAGCGATCGAGCGCCTTGGCGAAGCGTGCATCGTCGCTTTCGGCCTGCTCGAATTCGCGCCACAGCGCCAGGAACTCATCGCCCTGCGGCAGCAGGCCGAACAGCCGTTCGGCTGCCCTGTCCTCCTGCTCGGCCTGCCAGGCGGCCGACGAGCCGCCATGGATCGGGAAGTCGCCGACGTCGATCTCGACCACGTCGTGCAGCAGCAGCATGCGCATGACCCGCTGGGTATCGACCGCTCCGCTGGCGTATTCGCTCAGCACCAGCGCGTACAGCGCCAGGTGCCAGGAATGCTCGGCGGAATTCTCCTTGCGGCTGCGGTCCAGCAGCGGCGATTGCCGCACGACGGTCTTGAGCCGGTCGATTTCGCGGAGGAATTCCAGCTGTTTTTCCAATGGGGTCATGCGTGGGCGTCCTGCGTTGGGAGTCGGTCTCGGGCCGGCGGGCCGGCGCTCCCGGGATTTTCCGACAGAAAGCCGGATCCAGCCAGGCTCAGGGCGCCAGCGTGGTGCCCGCCGCCCGCGCCAGGCACTCGGCCATCTTGCCGCCGACGCTGCCGGCGTCGAACGGCAGGCGGCCGATGATGCCGATCTCGCGGTGGAACGCCGCTTCGCCCAGCGACACCAGCCGCAGCCCGTCCAGGTCGAGCCCGCGCAAGCGCGGCAGCAGCGCCACGCCCAGCCCGTGGCGCACCATGTTGGCGATGGCCTCGATCTCGTCGAGCTCCACCGCCTCGTGCACCGTGATGCGCTGCTTCTTCAGGAACAGGTCCACCACGCGCCCGCCGAAGGAGGCGCGGTCGTAGCGGATGAATGGCTGCGCGGCCAGCACCTCGCGCCACGGCGCCGGCGCCATCGCCGCCGGCATCGCCAGCACCACTTCCTCGCGCAGCAGCGGCTGCCAGCCCAGTTCGGGCGGCAGCGTGAACGGCGGCCGGATCAGCAGCGCCATGTCGACCTCGCCCGCGTCGACCTGCCCCAGCAGCGACAGCGACACCCCCGGCACGATCCGCACCCGCACATCGGGATAGCCGGCGCGGAACTCGCCCAATGCGCGCACCAGCAGGTCCTGCTGCACCGAGGCGATGGCGCCGATGCGCAGCGACCCGCTGACGTGCCCGGCGCCGCCCGAGGACGCCATGCGCTCGGCCATGGCCACCAGTTCCTCGGCCTGCGGCAGCATCTCGCGGCCATGGTCGTTCAGCACCGCCGCGCGCGCGCTGCGGTCGAACAGCGCCACGCCCAGGTAGTCCTCCAGGCGCTTGATCTGGGCGCTGACGGCCGACTGGGTCAGGCCCAGCTGGGCCCCCGCCCCGGTGAAGGTGCCGTCGCGCGCCACGGCGATGAAGGTCTTGAATTCTTTGATCACAATCAATATTTTCGATGCTAAGACACAAAAAATATCGTTTTTCAATCAAAAAAACAATTCATAAACTAGCAACTCAGGACACGACCCGATGGTGACGGTCCGCATTCTGAATTACCTTTTCCGCCTTATCCGGAGCTTTTCATGACCGCTCAAACCAACCTGCCGCCGTTCCACCTGGCCTTCCCGGTCCGCGACCTGGCCGAAGCCCGCGCCTTCTACGGCGAAAAGCTGGGCTGTCCGGAGGGCCGCAGCTCGCCCGACTGGATCGACTTCAACTTCTACGGCCACCAGATCG
The window above is part of the Achromobacter deleyi genome. Proteins encoded here:
- a CDS encoding PepSY-associated TM helix domain-containing protein → MRPQAGAAPGARQPASPSRRAPAGRGKTWYWLHKWSSLVCTLFLLVVCVSGLPLIFDEEIVAWLDPSPPWPTLAPATPAPSLDAIIDAARARHGEHRIVDVEVLRDPPRVTLGLAPGPQAAPGTPSLRLEFDARDGAPRAAIADSDEGLGRRIVTLMTRLHIDLYGGLPGQLFLGAMALLFALAVVSGVVLYHPYMKKLPFGTVRGHRARRLKWLDLHNLLGIVTVTWALMMGLTGALHELAVPFFRHWLSTDVQAALSTGREPSPADVAPWVPVQQAYATARAAVPGRQVESLRFPDAGLGLPRHYLLWAKGDTALGAHLFDAVLVDAPTGKLTAVLDMPWYLRALQFSRPLHYGDTAGLPLKLIWAALDLVMIVILGSGLYLWRRRARP
- a CDS encoding HD domain-containing protein, with protein sequence MTPLEKQLEFLREIDRLKTVVRQSPLLDRSRKENSAEHSWHLALYALVLSEYASGAVDTQRVMRMLLLHDVVEIDVGDFPIHGGSSAAWQAEQEDRAAERLFGLLPQGDEFLALWREFEQAESDDARFAKALDRFQPLLINVFTGGGTWTENGVSHEQVLARYGPVIQRGAPRLWEVCERWVAAHFAGRPPATPGAQG
- a CDS encoding LysR substrate-binding domain-containing protein, which produces MIKEFKTFIAVARDGTFTGAGAQLGLTQSAVSAQIKRLEDYLGVALFDRSARAAVLNDHGREMLPQAEELVAMAERMASSGGAGHVSGSLRIGAIASVQQDLLVRALGEFRAGYPDVRVRIVPGVSLSLLGQVDAGEVDMALLIRPPFTLPPELGWQPLLREEVVLAMPAAMAPAPWREVLAAQPFIRYDRASFGGRVVDLFLKKQRITVHEAVELDEIEAIANMVRHGLGVALLPRLRGLDLDGLRLVSLGEAAFHREIGIIGRLPFDAGSVGGKMAECLARAAGTTLAP